A single genomic interval of Daucus carota subsp. sativus chromosome 1, DH1 v3.0, whole genome shotgun sequence harbors:
- the LOC108194464 gene encoding stress-related protein — MAETQSVRVDEKQLKYLGFVQEAAIYVILLVTSFYEYAKSNSGPLKSGILTVEGAVTAVIGPVYHKFHHVPFQLLLFVDRKVDQLMTKVDHHMPALIKDTSSQVRLLVSEIKQVGVVETAKKRAHTVYIKYQPVANEYYCKYEPLAEKYIVVVWNSLNRLPLFPQLAHVLVPTAAYCATRYNRTVVYFRSRSYTVSYYVPLVPVEKIAKIFKTTENGHAARNGYAADGKTQ; from the exons ATGGCGGAAACACAATCG GTTAGAGTGGATGAGAAGCAACTAAAGTACCTAGGTTTCGTACAAGAGGCAGCTATTTATGTCATTCTGTTAGTGACATCATTCTACGAGTACGCTAAAAGCAACTCCGGTCCGTTAAAGTCCGGTATTCTAACTGTCGAAGGCGCTGTTACGGCTGTCATCGGACCTGTCTACCACAAGTTTCATCATGTTCCCTTCCAGCTCCTCTTGTTCGTTGATCGCAAG GTTGATCAGCTGATGACTAAGGTGGATCACCACATGCCAGCGTTAATCAAAGACACTTCAAGCCAAGTCCGATTACTGGTTTCAGAGATCAAGCAAGTAGGTGTGGTGGAGACGGCTAAAAAAAGGGCTCACACAGTGTACATTAAGTACCAGCCTGTTGCAAATGAGTACTACTGCAAGTACGAGCCGCTCGCTGAGAAGTACATTGTGGTGGTTTGGAATTCTCTCAATAGGCTTCCTCTGTTTCCTCAACTAGCTCACGTTTTAGTCCCAACAGCAGCATATTGTGCCACGAGATACAATCGAACCGTCGTTTATTTCAGATCAAGAAGCTATACGGTGTCATATTATGTGCCATTGGTTCCTGTTGAGAAGATTGCGAAGATATTTAAGACTACTGAGAATGGGCATGCCGCGAGAAATGGATATGCTGCTGATGGGAAGACTCAATGA